From the Bacillus sp. FJAT-22090 genome, the window GCAAGTAATGTATATTTTTTTAAGCAAGACTTACTCTTGCTTAAAGTAGAGGTGTACAGCAAACGCTTGATTTGGACATAGCTTGATTTAGTAATTTAATAGAACGAATTACGGTTTCTCTTTCAAATTCGTTCATATGGGAGAATACTTCCTCTAAATAAGCATTCATCGATTCGTCAATGGTTGTAGCTACAAATTTCCCTTGTACTGTAAGAGATAAAATATATACTCTTTTGTCAGTTGAGGAAGGAGTTTTCTTTACTAATTCCATTTTTATGAGTGTCTGGATTTGTCGACTAAAAGTCGTTATATCCATTGCTATCGTTTCAGCAATTTGTTGCATGGATGGTGATGTTTGTTTATCTATTTCATAAAGAATGTGACTTTGTACGGATGATATTTCCACGGCTCCGATTGAACAACAATTTTTATTAAGAAGTCCAAACCTACGAGTAAGCAATTGAAATAGTTCACGTTTGTTTTCCATGTTTTCACCTCTTATATAATATATACAACATTTACTTGCAATGTGCAACAAATAACTTTAAAATTTCATTAAATACTTTTTATTATTTAAATTGGGGGAATCGGACATGACTATTTTGGTTAGAAATGCTAAAAAGGATGATTGGGATGAAATTAAATATATTTATGAAGCTGGGATTTCCACAGGTTTAGCTACATTTGAAACCAAAGCCCCCACCACTTATGAACAATGGGTCATAAAAGCTCATCCTAATTGTATTCTAATTGCACATGACGAAAATAAAGTTTTAGGTTGGTGCAAAATTACACCGATTTCAGATCGTTTGGCTTATGCAGGAGTAGGCGAAGTTAGTGTCTATGTTCATCCTATTGCACAAGGCAAAGGTGTTGGTAATTTCCTCTTGAAAAATTTGATTACTCTATCTGAAGAGCAAGGTTACTGGACTTTACAGGCTTCAATTTTTAGGGAAAATAATAGCAGCGTTTATTTACACAAGAAAAATGGTTTTAGAGAAGTAGGAATACGAGAAAAAATAGGGAAATTAAATGGTAAATGGAGAGATAATGTATTATTAGAGAGAAGAAGCAATTTAGTCGGATTAGAAGAAAATTATTAAGTTATTTTCACAAACCAATAAAGTATAAGAATTTCTGCTGAATTAAAAGAAAAGAATCCATTATGGGCTAACTTAAATGGATTCTTTTTTTAGTTTAATAACTCCAGAATAGAACACTTTGCAATTTAATTTAAACGATCAAGATAATGCAATAACTTTTTCACAACATACTGCGCGTCTTTCCCCACCCCTCTTAAGGTGGCAGAAGCAAAGGAACGTTGCCCTTCCATCCCCACATAATAGAGACCGGGAACTTCGCTTATTCCCGCTACATGTGACGGCTTTCCTTCCACATCCAATGCTCCAATGGCTTGAAGATATGGAAACTGTGGTCTGAATCCCGTAGCGTATATTACTGTATCAACCGCTTCTTTTATTCCGTTTGGCCATATAACGCCATCTTCATAAAAAGAAATAAACATTTGATGTTGATCTGGTTTTCCTTCAGCTAATTGCTGTTTGTATTGGCCTGTATCGTTCACAGCGCTTGAACTTGGTCCAGTTTTTCTAAACCTCCAAAATGGAAAGGTATCAAAACCGATTAGTTTTATCCAAAAATGCAAATCCATGCCCAATACACGTTGTTTAACAAACTGTACAGGTCGTAATACAGCTAAGGACACTTGACTCACCTCTGCTAGCTCAACTGCAATTTGAATAGCAGAATTACCACGCCCCACAACAACAACTC encodes:
- a CDS encoding GNAT family N-acetyltransferase; the encoded protein is MTILVRNAKKDDWDEIKYIYEAGISTGLATFETKAPTTYEQWVIKAHPNCILIAHDENKVLGWCKITPISDRLAYAGVGEVSVYVHPIAQGKGVGNFLLKNLITLSEEQGYWTLQASIFRENNSSVYLHKKNGFREVGIREKIGKLNGKWRDNVLLERRSNLVGLEENY
- a CDS encoding MarR family winged helix-turn-helix transcriptional regulator, which produces MENKRELFQLLTRRFGLLNKNCCSIGAVEISSVQSHILYEIDKQTSPSMQQIAETIAMDITTFSRQIQTLIKMELVKKTPSSTDKRVYILSLTVQGKFVATTIDESMNAYLEEVFSHMNEFERETVIRSIKLLNQAMSKSSVCCTPLL
- a CDS encoding flavin-containing monooxygenase, which codes for MKGILDSIVIGGGQAGLASGYHLQKKGLRYLILEAGNQVGGSWPRYYDSLKLFSPAVYSSMPGMKFPGEQDRYPRRDEVVRYLQEYKRRFQLKVETNQRVESVEKDREGFTIRTMIGDTFHSRTIINATGSFNNSFIPNIAGQDAFKGLTLHSSEYRNSEPFINQRVVVVGRGNSAIQIAVELAEVSQVSLAVLRPVQFVKQRVLGMDLHFWIKLIGFDTFPFWRFRKTGPSSSAVNDTGQYKQQLAEGKPDQHQMFISFYEDGVIWPNGIKEAVDTVIYATGFRPQFPYLQAIGALDVEGKPSHVAGISEVPGLYYVGMEGQRSFASATLRGVGKDAQYVVKKLLHYLDRLN